A region from the Rhodamnia argentea isolate NSW1041297 chromosome 7, ASM2092103v1, whole genome shotgun sequence genome encodes:
- the LOC115737663 gene encoding transcription termination factor MTEF18, mitochondrial-like: MRQLQKLGPSSILKWVSSNFLENRSPSLKIRYWPAGFVHGALNPRLYRTKRPVPAEELACIAESVNKIPVAVRKPAQAALSDYLHSTRGLQFLDADHISRNSPFFLGKLVKRIDVEGDVEGNVARLVSRFLRYHPINEFEPFFESMGLKPSEYAPFLPRDIMFLSDSDLLLENYHVLCNYGIERTKMGKIYREAAEIFHHDCGVLVAKIQAYEKLGLSQDTMAKLILCSPYILTGDVNLDFVEVIEKLKVLGFEFSWLKEQLSENGYYRWNRILEALLVLSKMAYTDEQLGRLISQHPGLLFEDSGSWMISLIGLLLKFGSTMDELHKMFLQFPHIKVEKFVSNLRQCFILFMEIDMEAEEIDRIVRSHPLLLGSLTLKKASSLLTNLNVGKKRLCEIIKENPQALKSWVIGLRVKPLANSVEAEIVHKTKFLLSLGFVEGSNDLKRALKLFRGKRGELQERFDCIVKSGLDRTDVCEMVRVSPKILSQTKDVLEMKIDILLNDLKYPLSSLVRFPAYLSFSIERVTTRIPMYNWLKKKGSVDPFLSLSTIVACSDKAFVELYVNRHPDGIRVWQDLRKTIIHE, from the coding sequence ATGAGACAATTACAGAAACTCGGACCATCGTCCATCCTCAAATGGgtatcttcaaattttctcgaaAACCGCTCGCCGTCCTTAAAAATTCGATATTGGCCTGCTGGTTTCGTCCATGGCGCTCTTAACCCTAGACTCTACAGGACCAAACGGCCCGTGCCAGCAGAAGAACTTGCCTGTATAGCGGAATCTGTGAATAAAATTCCTGTCGCTGTTCGTAAACCAGCGCAGGCTGCGTTATCGGATTACTTACATTCCACTAGAGGCCTACAGTTCTTGGACGCCGACCACATTAGtaggaactcgcccttctttcttGGAAAACTTGTTAAGAGGATCGATGTTGAGGGCGATGTCGAGGGCAATGTCGCTCGGTTGGTTTCGCGATTCTTGCGTTACCATCCTATTAATGAGTTCGAGCCTTTCTTTGAGAGCATGGGTTTGAAACCCTCTGAATATGCTCCATTCCTTCCACGCGACATTATGTTCTTGAGCGATAGTGATTTGTTGCTGGAGAACTACCATGTTTTGTGTAACTACGGGATCGAGCGCACTAAGATGGGAAAGATCTATAGGGAAGCGGCCGAAATATTTCATCATGACTGCGGGGTCTTAGTGGCTAAGATTCAAGCTTATGAAAAGTTGGGGCTTAGTCAAGACACTATGGCCAAGTTAATTCTTTGCAGCCCCTATATTTTGACTGGGGATgtaaatttggattttgttgAGGTGATAGAGAAGTTGAAGGTTTTGGGATTTGAGTTCAGTTGGCTAAAGGAGCAGCTTTCTGAAAATGGTTACTATAGATGGAATAGGATTCTCGAGGCTTTGCTTGTATTGAGCAAGATGGCTTACACCGACGAGCAGCTTGGCAGATTAATTAGTCAGCATCCTGGACTTCTGTTTGAGGATTCAGGGAGTTGGATGATTTCCCTGATCGGGTTGCTGCTCAAATTTGGATCTACAATGGATGAGTTGCATAAGATGTTTCTTCAATTTCCTCATatcaaagttgaaaaatttgtttCAAACTTGAGGCAGTGCTTCATCCTTTTTATGGAGATTGATATGGAGGCAGAAGAGATCGACAGAATTGTGCGTTCTCACCCATTACTATTGGGTTCGTTGACCCTGAAAAAAGCCAGTAGCTTGCTTACTAACTTGAATGTAGGAAAGAAACGGCTTTGTGAAATCATCAAGGAAAACCCACAGGCACTGAAAAGCTGGGTTATTGGGTTAAGAGTCAAACCGTTGGCTAACTCTGTTGAGGCTGAAATTGTGCATAAGACTAAGTTCTTGTTAAGCTTGGGATTTGTCGAGGGTTCAAATGACTTGAAACGGGCCCTCAAGCTGTTCCGCGGCAAGAGAGGAGAGCTTCAAGAGAGATTTGATTGTATCGTGAAATCTGGTTTGGATCGTACAGATGTTTGTGAAATGGTCAGAGTATCACCTAAAATTCTTAGCCAGACGAAGGATGTCCTTGAGATGAAGATTGATATTCTTCTAAATGACTTGAAGTATCCATTGTCAAGTTTAGTGAGATTTCCGGCTTATCTTTCTTTTAGTATTGAGAGGGTTACGACTAGGATTCCAATGTATAATtggttgaaaaagaaaggatCGGTTGATCCTTTTTTATCATTGAGTACTATAGTTGCATGCTCAGATAAGGCTTTTGTTGAACTATATGTAAATCGCCACCCTGATGGCATTCGTGTTTGGCAAGATTTGAGGAAAACAATTATTCATGAGTAA